A window of Synchiropus splendidus isolate RoL2022-P1 chromosome 9, RoL_Sspl_1.0, whole genome shotgun sequence contains these coding sequences:
- the ecd gene encoding protein ecdysoneless homolog has protein sequence MDELQKRVGHDDEVQYKLFLVQPTESKSQTEECLSDLLEKILGHVAHHLMQYIWQNQPFNLKFYPEKDDLPAHIGGSTNFGDNVEDEWFIVYLLKQITEEFPILAAKVEDNDGEFLLIEVADSLPKWLNPDTSENRVFIYRGELHILPRPSRSSPVGIAKALIPKVAQALDLLHMQPEACRANTKISSALNKRLCGYPEQVSASFHRAHCFIPAGISLVLSQRPDLLAPAVSSFYLRDPVDLQACRNFKTFPPDTRVLTSVTFTRCLYAQLQQQQFTPDRRSGFNLPPRSHPEYNAHELGMKLAHGFEILCSKSRLPSSEPDSPVSCNPQWKGFMESLKKNGYFRDELEGSVRHKNLMRSAENFFKQSVASNPSAMSPGEEVLQLLHSCLPFNLEELRKQEPQLPPEDSDSWLDITAQDLERMLGERSQGASSGKGPSSGGVEESGRATEEEEAGYNLVALSKGMKNFLNTMSSHEGAELPWSSSCKPFSFDPDSVASALDRLLGGKEEEELDSDDLEEEEEDEEDEEEEVQQESTSCSAEVNSTETLEGLRKYMDQMDEELMSTNVGQSFSQTTDKKGSEKVPDQRNGEAEEEIQPLDLDLNLVTNLLESLSCQAGLAGPASNLLHSLGIHLPPNSDPA, from the exons ATGGATGAACTGCAGAAAAGAGTGGGTCATGATGACGAAGTCCAGTACAAGCTCTTCTTGGTCCAGCCAACTGAGTCAAAGTCTCAGACTGAGGAATGTCTTTCGGACCTGTTGGAGAAGATTCTCGGCCATGTTGCCCACCACTTGATGCAGTACATCTGGCAGAATCAACCCTTCAACCTCAAGTTCTATCCAGAGAAAG atGATCTCCCTGCTCACATTGGAGGAAGCACAAATTTTGGGGACAATGTGGAAGATGAGTGGTTCATAGTTTACCTTCTCAAACAGATCACTGAGGAATTTCCAATACTGGCAGCGAA AGTGGAAGACAACGACGGAGAGTTTCTTCTGATTGAGGTTGCTGATAGTCTTCCAAAATGGCTCAATCCAGACACCAGCGAGAACAGG GTGTTCATCTATAGAGGGGAGCTGCACATCTTGCCGCGTCCTTCGCGATCCAGTCCAGTTGGTATTGCAAAGGCTTTGATTCCTAAAGTTGCTCAAGCTTTAGATCTGCTCCACATGCAGCCAGAAGCCTGCAGGGCCAACACCAAAATATCATCTGCGCTTAATAAGAGACTTTGTGG GTACCCAGAGCAGGTCAGCGCAAGCTTCCATCGGGCTCACTGCTTCATCCCTGCAGGAATATCCCTTGTGTTATCTCAAAGACCCGACCTGCTCGCTCCCGCTGTCTCCTCCTTCTACCTGCGAGATCCTGTGGATCTCCAGGCTTGCAGAAACTTCAAGACCTTCCCTCCTGATACACGTGTCTTAACTTCG GTGACGTTCACGCGCTGTTTGTACGCGCAGCTGCAGCAACAGCAGTTCACACCAGACCGGAGAAGTGGCTTCAACCTGCCTCCACGATCACATCCCGAGTACAACGCTCATGAGCTCGGCATGAAGCTG GCTCATGGTTTCGAGATCCTGTGTTCAAAAAGCCGCCTGCCGTCCTCAGAACCGGACTCTCCTGTCAGTTGTAACCCTCAGTGGAAAGGGTTCATGGAAAGCCTGAAAAAGAACGGCTACTTTcgg GACGAGCTGGAAGGTTCGGTCCGTCACAAAAATCTGATGAGATCAGCAGAAAACTTCTTTAAGCAGTCAGTCGCATCAAACCCCAG TGCCATGTCCCCTGGTGAGGaggtcctgcagctgctgcacagcTGCCTCCCTTTCAATCTGGAGGAACTGAGGAAACAAGAGCCACAGCTCCCTCCTGAGGACA GTGACAGCTGGCTGGACATCACGGCGCAGGATTTGGAGCGCATGTTGGGGGAAAGAAGTCAAGGCGCTTCTTCTGGAAAGGGCCCATCGAGTGGCGGTGTGGAAGAGAGCGGGAGGgcgactgaggaagaggaggctggTTATAACCTGGTGGCGCTGAGTAAGGGGATGAAGAACTTCCTCAACACCATGTCCTCTCATGAGGGTGCTGAGCTACCGTG GTCAAGTTCATGCAAACCTTTCAGTTTTGACCCGGACTCTGTCGCCAGTGCGCTGGATCGACTGCTAG gtggaaaagaagaagaggaacttGATTCTGATGAtctagaggaagaggaagaagacgaggaagatgaagaagaggaagtgcaACAAGAGAGCACCTCTTGTTCTGCCGAAGTCAACAGCACAGAGACTTTGGAGGGACTCAGGAAGTACATGGACCAGATGGATGAGGAGCTGATGAGTACAAATGTCGGACAAAGTTTCAGTCAGACG ACTGACAAAAAGGGATCTGAAAAAGTGCCAGATCAGAGGAAtggagaagcagaggaggagatccAGCCTCTCGACCTGGATCTGAACTTGGTCACTAACCTGCTGGAGTCATTGAGCTGCCAGGCCGGGCTAGCTGGACCCGCCTCCAACCTGCTGCACAGTCTGGGGATACACCTTCCGCCAAACTCCGACCCTGCCTAA